The following coding sequences lie in one Methylosinus trichosporium OB3b genomic window:
- the tnpA gene encoding IS66-like element accessory protein TnpA, with the protein MTLITGGERRRRWRNEDRTRILAAIAEPGAVVADVARREDVCTSLVYKWRRAAQREASAAVCGFSPVIIEPAPRVATSQEQPLQESAAGVVEVELNDVRVKISATAPSSVIAATLKALRS; encoded by the coding sequence ATGACATTGATCACGGGCGGCGAACGACGGCGCCGATGGAGAAACGAAGACCGGACGCGGATATTGGCGGCGATCGCCGAGCCGGGCGCGGTGGTCGCCGATGTGGCGCGGCGCGAGGATGTTTGCACGAGCCTCGTCTACAAATGGCGGCGCGCGGCGCAGCGGGAGGCGAGCGCCGCTGTGTGCGGATTTTCGCCGGTGATCATCGAGCCCGCTCCGCGAGTGGCGACGTCACAGGAACAGCCGCTGCAAGAATCCGCGGCCGGCGTCGTCGAAGTCGAGCTGAACGACGTGCGTGTGAAGATCAGCGCCACGGCGCCGTCTTCCGTGATCGCTGCGACCTTGAAGGCGCTGCGCTCATGA
- the tnpB gene encoding IS66 family insertion sequence element accessory protein TnpB (TnpB, as the term is used for proteins encoded by IS66 family insertion elements, is considered an accessory protein, since TnpC, encoded by a neighboring gene, is a DDE family transposase.): protein MIPLPAGCRVWIATGHTDMRRGMQGLALQVQEQLQRDPHAGDLYIFRGRRGDLAKILWHDGLGLSLYAKRLDRGKFIWPSASAGAVSISAAQMAYMLEGIDWRNPQSTWRPASAG, encoded by the coding sequence ATGATTCCCTTGCCTGCGGGTTGCCGGGTCTGGATCGCCACCGGCCATACGGATATGCGACGCGGCATGCAGGGCCTGGCGCTTCAGGTTCAAGAGCAGTTGCAACGCGATCCTCACGCCGGTGACCTCTACATTTTCCGCGGGCGCCGCGGCGATCTCGCAAAAATCCTCTGGCACGACGGGCTCGGCCTGTCGTTATACGCCAAGCGGCTCGACCGTGGAAAGTTCATCTGGCCCTCGGCGAGCGCGGGCGCGGTGTCGATTTCGGCCGCCCAGATGGCCTATATGCTCGAGGGAATTGATTGGCGAAATCCGCAATCGACATGGCGTCCAGCAAGCGCGGGATGA